Proteins encoded within one genomic window of uncultured Draconibacterium sp.:
- a CDS encoding Rne/Rng family ribonuclease, with product MSSDLIIDVTPSEIVIALQEKKKLAELSRERSGAKFAVGDIYLGKVKKIMPSLNAAFIDVGYSKDAFLHYLDMGPQFATLNKFLRIASSRKNKISSISRIHSEPDINKEGKVNELLKVGQKILVQVAKEPINTKGPRLTSEISIAGRNLVLMPFSDKISVSQKIRSTEEKNRLKKLIQSIKPRKYGVIIRTVAEGKKVAELDKELRRLVEKWETTFQKLRRAQAPSLIIGEIDRTTALLRDIYHPDFNSIIVNDQSVASEIADYIGSIQADKKKIVKYYKGRQPIFEHYGIDKQIKASFGKTVSFKDGAYLIVEHTEAFHVIDVNSGNRARAGNDQEKNALEVNLAACDEIARQLRLRDMGGIIVIDFIDMHVAANRQKVNDHMKAIMADDRTKHNILPLSKFCLMQITRQRVRPEEKVETAESCPTCKGSGKVVPTVLFADDIDGKVNYALKELNKKKLNLKVHPYTAAYLTKGWKSQQNKWFFKYLKWVNIEAVNSYSYLEYHFFDENEEEIIL from the coding sequence GTGAGTAGCGATTTAATAATTGATGTAACTCCATCCGAAATTGTTATTGCCTTACAGGAAAAGAAGAAGCTTGCAGAATTATCAAGAGAGAGAAGCGGGGCAAAATTCGCTGTCGGAGATATATACCTCGGCAAAGTGAAAAAAATTATGCCCAGTTTGAATGCTGCTTTTATCGATGTAGGCTACAGTAAAGATGCTTTTTTACATTACCTCGACATGGGGCCACAATTCGCGACATTAAATAAATTCCTGCGAATTGCCTCATCACGAAAAAACAAAATTTCTTCTATCTCACGGATTCATTCAGAACCCGACATTAACAAAGAAGGTAAAGTAAACGAGCTGCTAAAAGTTGGTCAGAAAATTTTGGTTCAGGTAGCAAAAGAACCAATTAATACAAAAGGCCCGCGGTTAACATCCGAAATCTCCATTGCAGGAAGAAATTTGGTTTTAATGCCGTTTAGCGACAAAATATCAGTGTCGCAAAAAATCAGATCAACCGAGGAAAAAAACAGGTTGAAAAAACTGATCCAGAGTATTAAACCGCGCAAATATGGAGTAATAATCCGCACTGTAGCAGAAGGTAAAAAAGTAGCAGAACTCGACAAGGAGCTTCGACGTTTGGTAGAAAAGTGGGAAACCACCTTTCAAAAGCTTCGCAGGGCACAGGCACCTTCGCTGATTATTGGCGAAATTGACCGAACAACAGCTCTGCTGCGCGATATTTATCATCCCGACTTCAACAGCATTATTGTAAACGACCAATCGGTAGCGTCAGAAATTGCCGATTACATAGGTAGCATTCAGGCCGACAAGAAAAAAATAGTTAAATACTATAAAGGACGTCAGCCAATTTTCGAACACTACGGCATTGATAAACAAATAAAAGCCTCGTTCGGAAAAACCGTATCATTTAAAGATGGTGCCTATTTAATCGTAGAACACACCGAAGCGTTTCATGTAATTGATGTAAACAGCGGGAATCGCGCGAGAGCCGGAAACGACCAGGAAAAAAATGCCCTGGAAGTGAACCTGGCGGCCTGCGACGAAATAGCAAGACAATTACGGTTGCGAGACATGGGAGGAATCATTGTAATTGATTTCATCGACATGCATGTCGCGGCCAATCGCCAAAAAGTGAACGATCACATGAAAGCGATTATGGCTGACGACCGGACCAAGCACAACATTCTTCCACTCAGTAAGTTTTGCCTTATGCAAATTACCAGGCAAAGAGTTCGTCCGGAAGAAAAAGTGGAGACCGCCGAGAGCTGTCCTACTTGTAAAGGAAGTGGAAAAGTTGTGCCTACTGTGTTATTTGCCGACGATATTGACGGTAAAGTAAACTACGCTCTAAAGGAATTGAACAAGAAGAAACTGAATCTGAAAGTTCATCCTTATACAGCAGCATACCTTACAAAAGGTTGGAAAAGCCAGCAAAATAAATGGTTTTTCAAATACCTGAAATGGGTAAACATTGAAGCTGTAAATTCATATTCCTACTTGGAATATCATTTTTTTGATGAGAATGAAGAAGAAATTATTTTATAA
- a CDS encoding HU family DNA-binding protein: MTKADIVNEISKETGIEKVTVQKTVEAFMETVKDSLVDGKNVYLRGFGSFVVKKRAEKTARNISKNTTIIIPAHNIPSFKPAKTFVSEVKNQVKS, translated from the coding sequence ATGACTAAGGCAGATATTGTAAATGAAATTTCGAAAGAAACGGGAATTGAAAAGGTAACTGTTCAGAAAACAGTGGAAGCTTTTATGGAAACTGTAAAAGATTCACTGGTTGATGGCAAAAATGTTTATTTAAGAGGTTTTGGTAGTTTTGTTGTTAAGAAAAGAGCAGAGAAAACTGCACGTAATATTTCTAAAAACACAACTATTATCATTCCTGCTCACAATATTCCTTCGTTTAAACCAGCGAAAACATTTGTATCAGAAGTTAAAAATCAAGTAAAATCATAG
- a CDS encoding single-stranded DNA-binding protein, with translation MSVNKVILVGNVGKDPEVRHLDSGVAVANFPLATSESYNSKSGERVTTTEWHNIVLWRGLAEVAEKYVTKGRQLYIEGRIRTRSYDDKDGNKRYVTEIYGDQMTMLGNRGDNQGSSDQGGAMQNSGAASTPQVSQPDIEEPEGDEDLPF, from the coding sequence ATGTCAGTAAATAAAGTAATTCTTGTTGGAAACGTAGGAAAAGATCCTGAAGTACGTCACCTAGATTCGGGTGTTGCAGTAGCCAATTTCCCATTGGCAACATCAGAAAGTTATAACTCGAAAAGCGGTGAGCGTGTTACCACAACCGAGTGGCACAATATTGTATTGTGGAGAGGATTGGCCGAAGTGGCTGAAAAATACGTTACCAAGGGCCGCCAGTTGTACATTGAGGGACGCATAAGAACCCGCTCCTACGACGACAAAGACGGTAACAAACGTTACGTTACTGAGATTTATGGCGACCAAATGACAATGCTTGGTAACCGCGGTGATAACCAGGGTTCATCAGACCAGGGTGGAGCTATGCAAAACTCCGGCGCTGCATCCACTCCGCAGGTTTCGCAACCCGACATTGAAGAACCGGAGGGAGATGAGGATCTTCCATTCTAA
- a CDS encoding insulinase family protein, producing the protein MKKFVLSMLAFLVIAPIFVSAQDMLKQAVPVDPAIRTGKLENGMTYFIRHNEEPKERVSFYMIQNVGALLENDNQNGLAHFLEHMAFNGTEHYPGKGFLDYLEKNGVAFGRNINAYTSFNETVYNLSDVPATREGLIDSCLLVLNDWSNYLLLTEEEIDLERGVISEEWRTRRNASFRMRSQWFPVVFEGSKWAERDVIGDLDIIKNFEPETLRSFYHDWYRTDLQAIAIVGDIDVDQVETKVKDLFSKIPAVENEQPRPQFEIPEHDETKFVLATDEEATNSSISIYIKHKATPREDKNIGYLREDYIATLLNQMSGERISELLQKGNPPFISGGVQIGGFVRGYDAAFISATANPNKEDEGLKAIYTEAQRIIRHGFTEGELNRAKVNLLTSMESAYKQRDKISNAQYVSGIQNYFLEGEPLTDAEFDWQFGQAILETITLADVNKLATDMIVDKNRVIVITGPDSGVNHLTQDEAFAILSEVENSTIDPYEDTAEAASLVEGELPGAEVVSTKKLEDLDAVEWKLSNNATVVFKHADYEKDEVSLRAYSPGGNSLLGTDDLQAAGMLPQFIGSFGVGDFDAIALRKILTGKTAAVATSLEDLTEGFNGSSTPKDFETMMQLLYLQFNNPRFDEEAYDALKSRYVAYLQNMANNPQKIMSDSLSLIATGYNERTKLMSASMFDEITFTQMEDLYKDRFKDAGDFTFFIVGNIDEELAKEMAAKYIGSLKDLPGEEQWIDHKVRIPKGITEKKIEVPLQTEKGTVIILIRKELAYQPVSNIELDVLKAILQLRYTEEVREKEGGTYGVGVGASSNQYPYERKTLQISFDTDPEKADHLKSIIFREIDKIVADGPTQEDLDKTILNMKKERAQAKEHNNYWLNALYNDYYHGFNTDAAENFDDILEGLTTAQIQKFAKAFYTDADVVDVVFLPKKVE; encoded by the coding sequence ATGAAAAAATTTGTTTTATCGATGCTGGCATTTTTAGTAATTGCCCCAATTTTTGTGTCAGCACAAGACATGCTCAAACAAGCAGTACCGGTTGATCCCGCGATTAGAACAGGGAAACTGGAAAACGGGATGACCTATTTTATCCGTCATAACGAAGAGCCCAAAGAGCGGGTGAGTTTTTACATGATACAAAATGTTGGCGCCCTGCTAGAAAACGATAACCAAAACGGCTTGGCGCACTTTCTCGAGCACATGGCTTTTAACGGTACCGAGCATTATCCGGGTAAAGGATTTTTAGATTACCTGGAAAAAAACGGTGTGGCTTTCGGTCGTAATATCAACGCATACACCTCGTTCAACGAAACGGTTTACAACCTGAGTGATGTACCTGCTACCCGCGAAGGGTTGATTGATTCGTGCCTTTTGGTGCTGAACGACTGGTCGAACTACCTATTGTTAACCGAAGAAGAAATTGACCTGGAACGTGGTGTTATTTCGGAAGAGTGGAGAACACGACGCAATGCAAGTTTTAGAATGCGCAGCCAGTGGTTTCCGGTGGTATTCGAAGGATCGAAATGGGCCGAACGCGATGTAATTGGCGATTTGGACATCATTAAAAACTTCGAGCCGGAAACTTTGCGTAGTTTCTACCACGATTGGTACCGCACCGATTTACAAGCCATTGCCATTGTTGGCGATATCGACGTTGACCAGGTTGAAACGAAAGTAAAAGACCTGTTCTCGAAAATTCCGGCTGTTGAAAACGAACAACCACGCCCACAGTTTGAAATTCCGGAGCACGACGAAACGAAGTTTGTTTTGGCAACCGACGAGGAAGCTACAAACTCGAGCATTTCAATCTACATCAAACACAAAGCCACGCCACGCGAAGACAAAAATATTGGCTACCTGCGCGAAGATTACATTGCCACTCTTCTGAACCAAATGAGCGGCGAACGTATTTCGGAGCTGCTGCAAAAAGGAAATCCGCCTTTTATTTCAGGAGGTGTTCAGATTGGAGGTTTTGTAAGAGGTTACGATGCTGCTTTCATTTCAGCTACAGCCAACCCCAACAAAGAAGACGAAGGCCTGAAAGCGATTTATACCGAGGCGCAACGCATCATTCGCCATGGATTTACCGAGGGCGAATTAAACCGCGCAAAAGTAAACCTGCTTACTTCGATGGAGAGTGCGTACAAACAACGCGACAAAATTAGCAACGCCCAATATGTAAGTGGCATTCAAAACTATTTCCTTGAGGGAGAACCGCTGACCGATGCAGAATTCGACTGGCAATTTGGGCAGGCAATTCTGGAAACCATTACGCTGGCCGATGTAAACAAACTAGCTACCGATATGATCGTTGATAAAAACCGAGTAATCGTAATCACCGGACCTGATAGTGGCGTAAATCACCTAACACAAGACGAAGCTTTTGCTATTTTGTCTGAGGTTGAGAATTCAACAATCGATCCTTATGAAGATACAGCCGAAGCGGCTTCATTAGTTGAAGGCGAATTGCCGGGTGCAGAGGTTGTTTCGACAAAAAAACTGGAAGACCTTGACGCCGTAGAATGGAAACTGAGCAATAACGCCACAGTAGTTTTCAAACATGCCGACTACGAAAAAGATGAAGTTTCGTTGCGCGCTTACAGTCCTGGTGGAAACTCGTTGCTGGGCACCGACGATCTTCAGGCTGCCGGAATGCTTCCACAGTTTATCGGGTCGTTTGGTGTTGGCGATTTCGATGCCATTGCCTTACGCAAAATATTAACCGGAAAAACGGCAGCAGTGGCAACCAGTCTTGAAGATCTTACCGAAGGATTTAATGGTAGCAGTACGCCGAAAGATTTTGAAACGATGATGCAACTGCTTTACCTGCAATTCAATAATCCTCGTTTTGATGAAGAAGCCTACGACGCGCTAAAAAGCCGCTACGTTGCCTACCTGCAAAATATGGCTAATAACCCGCAAAAGATTATGAGCGATTCACTTTCGTTAATCGCAACCGGTTATAACGAGCGTACAAAACTAATGTCGGCTTCGATGTTCGATGAAATCACTTTTACACAAATGGAAGATCTGTACAAGGACCGTTTTAAAGATGCGGGTGACTTCACGTTCTTTATCGTTGGAAATATCGACGAGGAACTGGCAAAAGAAATGGCTGCGAAGTACATCGGGTCGTTAAAAGATCTGCCTGGCGAAGAACAGTGGATAGACCATAAAGTAAGGATACCAAAAGGCATTACAGAAAAGAAAATTGAAGTGCCATTGCAAACCGAAAAAGGAACGGTAATTATTCTTATTCGCAAAGAACTGGCTTATCAACCTGTTAGCAATATTGAACTGGATGTATTAAAAGCGATCCTGCAATTGCGTTACACCGAAGAGGTACGTGAAAAAGAAGGAGGCACTTACGGTGTTGGTGTTGGCGCATCGTCGAACCAATATCCATACGAACGGAAAACACTGCAAATCTCGTTCGATACCGATCCGGAAAAAGCTGATCACCTGAAATCAATCATTTTCCGCGAGATTGACAAAATTGTTGCCGATGGCCCAACACAGGAAGATCTCGACAAAACAATCCTAAACATGAAAAAAGAGCGTGCCCAGGCAAAAGAACATAACAATTACTGGCTGAATGCGCTTTACAATGACTACTACCACGGATTTAATACCGATGCTGCAGAAAACTTCGATGACATTTTAGAAGGTTTAACTACTGCACAGATTCAAAAATTTGCAAAAGCATTTTATACTGATGCTGATGTAGTAGATGTGGTGTTTCTACCGAAAAAGGTAGAATAG
- a CDS encoding protein-disulfide reductase DsbD domain-containing protein: protein MKKLIFLLGFIAVAAMSQAQMMEPVKWDIVINPLKGGNQYEIVATAKIDMGFKLYGVNMEDGGPVKTSFNFETLENCKEFGKAVEVTPSHKMQDKMFDMEVTYFKGEAVISHKIWVTEKPAKVTGYIQWMSCNDEMCTPPTDEEFEFAIE from the coding sequence ATGAAGAAACTAATTTTCTTGCTGGGTTTTATTGCTGTTGCAGCAATGTCTCAGGCACAAATGATGGAACCCGTAAAGTGGGATATCGTTATAAATCCATTAAAAGGTGGTAACCAGTATGAGATTGTTGCTACGGCAAAAATCGATATGGGCTTTAAACTTTATGGTGTAAACATGGAAGACGGTGGTCCTGTAAAAACTTCTTTCAATTTCGAGACACTTGAAAACTGTAAGGAGTTTGGAAAAGCTGTTGAAGTTACACCGTCGCATAAAATGCAGGACAAGATGTTCGATATGGAGGTAACTTATTTTAAAGGTGAGGCGGTAATTTCGCACAAAATCTGGGTAACAGAAAAACCTGCTAAAGTTACCGGTTATATCCAATGGATGAGTTGTAACGACGAAATGTGCACACCTCCAACCGATGAAGAATTTGAGTTTGCGATCGAGTAA
- a CDS encoding helix-turn-helix transcriptional regulator, whose translation MALKKLVYIIFSLFIVSSSSALEIKGTIDLSEKWQPKVFLALLNSPNDIFVASPDFIIAETFIKPDGSFEINTQSVPDDERFYRLYLVQGDNASVEFSASQNKNYFHLLLNRQSEIELSATTRNNSLEVTELSGSDDTKAIFDFDEKFEEQSSELRGQLPKAQSTFLSQELETFIHRVVADAKNPYVGLYALYHIEDKETDFLRNSDFYFNFQKRLDDELPITPYTENYSALLNELIGFREFVCEMPGVQPKWKDWLMIIEAVIILLLLVILIGFYKQLKKMRKRENDPENNLKPLYEGLTLKQQEILSLLAAGKTNKEIAQELFVELSTVKTHINNIYRQLGVSTRKDAVDFYNSVKKQYQGV comes from the coding sequence ATGGCATTAAAAAAACTGGTTTATATCATCTTTTCTCTTTTTATTGTAAGTTCCTCCAGCGCACTGGAAATAAAAGGGACGATTGATTTATCGGAGAAGTGGCAGCCAAAGGTTTTTCTTGCATTACTAAATTCACCCAATGATATTTTTGTTGCATCACCAGATTTTATTATTGCCGAAACATTTATAAAACCGGATGGCAGTTTTGAAATTAACACGCAGTCGGTACCCGACGATGAACGTTTTTACCGCCTGTATTTGGTGCAGGGCGATAATGCATCGGTAGAATTTAGTGCCAGCCAAAACAAAAACTATTTTCACTTACTGTTAAACCGGCAGTCGGAAATTGAGCTGAGTGCTACAACCCGGAACAATTCGCTCGAAGTAACAGAATTAAGTGGTAGCGATGATACAAAAGCAATTTTTGATTTTGATGAAAAGTTCGAGGAGCAAAGCAGCGAGTTAAGAGGTCAGTTGCCAAAAGCGCAAAGTACTTTTCTGTCGCAGGAACTGGAAACCTTTATTCATCGTGTTGTTGCCGATGCCAAAAATCCTTACGTCGGACTTTATGCATTGTATCATATCGAGGACAAAGAGACTGACTTTTTGCGTAACAGCGACTTTTATTTCAACTTTCAAAAACGTTTGGATGATGAACTTCCGATTACACCGTATACCGAAAATTATTCAGCATTGTTGAACGAATTGATTGGTTTTCGTGAATTTGTTTGCGAAATGCCGGGTGTGCAACCCAAGTGGAAAGACTGGTTAATGATAATTGAAGCAGTTATTATTCTATTGCTTCTTGTCATTTTGATTGGTTTCTACAAACAATTAAAGAAAATGCGAAAGCGGGAAAACGATCCGGAAAACAATTTGAAACCGCTTTATGAAGGGTTAACTTTAAAACAGCAGGAAATTCTGAGCCTTTTAGCCGCCGGAAAGACCAACAAAGAAATTGCACAGGAACTATTTGTTGAGTTGAGTACTGTGAAAACCCATATTAATAACATATACAGGCAGTTGGGTGTGTCAACTCGTAAAGATGCTGTCGACTTTTACAATTCCGTAAAAAAGCAATATCAGGGGGTCTAG
- a CDS encoding isochorismatase family cysteine hydrolase, protein MENEKLIFWNVDTQVDFVEPGGKLYVEGAEKIKPLWQQITDFAKQKNIRVVNTADFHYPESAELSDNPDFVNTFPQHCMANTSGAEYVAETQPEEAVEFDWDKDYDSFDAIESARNIVIRKDAFDVFAGNPYTDNMLQVLSPEAVVVYGVTTNVCVNDAVVGLSKRVKRVIVLKDAIKELPNIPLPFDEWEKLGVEMLAFEDLAVQL, encoded by the coding sequence ATGGAAAACGAGAAACTTATATTTTGGAACGTTGATACACAGGTAGATTTTGTGGAGCCTGGTGGCAAATTATATGTTGAAGGTGCTGAAAAAATAAAACCGTTGTGGCAACAAATTACCGATTTTGCGAAGCAGAAAAATATTCGGGTGGTAAACACGGCCGATTTTCATTATCCGGAGTCGGCAGAACTTTCGGATAATCCGGACTTTGTAAATACTTTTCCGCAACATTGTATGGCCAATACTTCGGGGGCGGAATACGTTGCAGAAACACAACCTGAAGAAGCGGTGGAATTCGACTGGGATAAAGACTACGATAGTTTTGATGCAATCGAATCGGCTCGAAATATTGTTATTCGAAAAGATGCATTTGATGTATTTGCCGGAAATCCTTATACCGATAATATGCTGCAGGTTCTTTCGCCTGAAGCTGTGGTGGTTTATGGTGTAACAACAAACGTTTGTGTAAACGATGCGGTTGTTGGCCTTTCAAAAAGGGTGAAGCGTGTTATCGTTTTAAAGGATGCGATAAAAGAACTGCCCAACATTCCTTTGCCTTTTGACGAGTGGGAAAAACTGGGTGTTGAAATGTTGGCGTTTGAAGATTTAGCGGTCCAGCTATAA
- a CDS encoding cytochrome c biogenesis protein CcdA, producing the protein MKRVLFSVFLLTTALLASSQIVEPVKWSFSQNKISANEFELVFTAKMEEGWHMYSTDLPEGGPIKTSFYFENIENAELVGEPTPNKEVTEEFDQSFQMDLRWFEEEVTFTQKVKVSGTGTVGGYVEFMSCNDETCTPPMEAEFSFELTGGAQQIAEAGTMEDSSNRNYWSIFFLAFLGGFAALLTPCVFPMIPMTVSFFTKQSKTKAKGIKNGIWYGISIILIYVILGTVVTAVFGAESLNSLSTNPWFNLFFALLLFVFAFSFMGAFEIILPSSWVNAVDKKADKGGLLGIFFMAFALALVSFSCTGPIVGALIVEAARSGGLAPVVGMLGFSLALAIPFALFAAFPGWLNSLPKSGGWLNSVKVVLGFLEFAFAFKFLSIADMVLDLHILEREVYIAIWIAIFMGLALYLWGKIKLPHDSSTTHLPVSRFVLGTMVFAFVIYMIPGLWGAPVKLISGFPPPVDYAESPLGVGRTQPAGAVATGHSSGTMTAGMHIGPHGIPLFDDYEKALAHAKETGKPLLIDFTGKGCTNCRKMEDNVWVEQEVKNMFLEDFVVVSLYVDLREKLPEDEQYVSETTGRKVRSVGNKWTDFQISRYNRNTQPYYVILDSNEKELVNGYGYDPDADDFIEWLNSGLTEYKK; encoded by the coding sequence ATGAAACGCGTACTGTTTAGTGTCTTTTTACTCACAACCGCTTTACTGGCCTCATCTCAAATTGTTGAGCCGGTAAAATGGAGTTTTTCTCAAAACAAAATTTCGGCTAATGAATTTGAGTTGGTTTTTACCGCCAAAATGGAAGAAGGTTGGCACATGTATTCAACCGATCTGCCTGAAGGTGGCCCGATAAAAACCAGTTTCTATTTCGAAAATATTGAAAATGCAGAGTTGGTAGGAGAGCCAACACCAAATAAAGAAGTAACTGAAGAGTTCGACCAGTCATTCCAAATGGATCTTCGTTGGTTTGAAGAGGAAGTAACCTTTACTCAAAAGGTAAAAGTATCGGGAACGGGAACTGTTGGCGGGTATGTAGAGTTTATGAGTTGTAACGACGAAACCTGTACACCACCCATGGAAGCTGAGTTCTCGTTTGAATTAACCGGTGGAGCACAACAAATAGCAGAGGCCGGAACAATGGAAGATAGTAGTAACAGAAATTACTGGAGTATTTTCTTCCTGGCATTTTTAGGAGGTTTTGCAGCTTTGCTAACGCCTTGCGTTTTCCCGATGATACCAATGACGGTAAGTTTTTTTACCAAACAAAGTAAAACAAAAGCCAAAGGGATTAAAAACGGAATCTGGTACGGAATATCAATAATCCTTATTTATGTAATTCTCGGAACAGTAGTAACCGCCGTATTTGGTGCAGAAAGTCTGAACAGTCTATCCACTAATCCGTGGTTTAACCTGTTTTTTGCTCTGTTGCTTTTTGTATTTGCCTTCTCGTTTATGGGAGCTTTCGAGATTATATTGCCAAGCAGCTGGGTAAATGCAGTGGATAAAAAAGCCGACAAAGGTGGATTACTGGGAATATTCTTTATGGCCTTTGCATTGGCACTGGTTTCATTCTCGTGTACCGGGCCAATTGTTGGAGCACTGATTGTTGAAGCTGCCCGAAGCGGTGGTTTGGCACCGGTAGTCGGAATGCTCGGATTTTCGCTGGCATTGGCTATTCCATTTGCCTTGTTTGCCGCTTTCCCAGGCTGGTTGAACTCGCTGCCAAAATCAGGTGGTTGGTTAAACTCGGTGAAAGTTGTTTTAGGTTTCCTTGAATTTGCTTTTGCTTTCAAATTCTTATCAATTGCCGATATGGTTCTTGATCTGCATATTCTGGAACGCGAAGTTTACATCGCCATATGGATTGCCATTTTTATGGGACTGGCGCTGTACCTGTGGGGCAAAATAAAATTGCCGCACGATTCGTCAACAACACATTTGCCGGTATCGCGTTTTGTTTTGGGAACAATGGTTTTTGCCTTTGTAATTTATATGATTCCCGGATTGTGGGGAGCCCCCGTTAAACTGATCAGTGGTTTCCCGCCACCGGTTGATTATGCCGAATCGCCACTTGGTGTTGGTCGTACTCAGCCTGCAGGAGCAGTTGCTACAGGACATTCTTCGGGAACAATGACTGCAGGAATGCACATCGGGCCACACGGAATTCCATTGTTTGACGATTACGAGAAAGCATTGGCACACGCCAAAGAAACCGGAAAACCATTGCTGATCGATTTTACAGGGAAAGGTTGTACCAATTGCCGGAAAATGGAGGACAATGTATGGGTAGAACAGGAAGTTAAAAACATGTTTCTGGAAGATTTTGTGGTGGTTTCGTTGTATGTTGATCTGAGGGAAAAATTACCGGAAGACGAACAATACGTTTCGGAAACAACCGGAAGAAAAGTGAGGTCGGTAGGTAATAAATGGACCGATTTTCAGATATCGAGATACAACAGAAATACACAGCCTTATTATGTGATACTGGACAGCAACGAAAAAGAATTGGTAAACGGTTACGGATACGATCCTGATGCCGATGATTTTATTGAATGGCTGAACAGCGGATTAACTGAATACAAAAAATAA
- the mutY gene encoding A/G-specific adenine glycosylase — protein sequence MDNFLTTIYKWYNINKRDLPWRKDRDPYKIWLSEIILQQTRVEQGKNYFYRFIENYPTVNDLANAHEDEVLKLWQGLGYYSRARNLHASAKIIASQYNGIFPNDYKSILALKGVGPYTAAAIASIAFNLPYPAVDGNIYRVLSRYYGIETPIDSSAGKKEFQELAEELIQGQDPGMHNQALMEFGALQCVPKSPKCENCPVADSCFALKNGFVSQLPIKEKKTKQRHRYFYYYLYDMGDSILLDKRSGNDIWQNLYQLPLVEHEKALSDSELLEADPPVTSSQVNIKSISGQKKHVLSHQIIHAKLIYLEVQGNFNNPSPLIRVNKKDISKFAVSRLVEQFLHEAGLGL from the coding sequence ATGGACAATTTTCTGACCACCATTTACAAATGGTACAACATAAATAAACGTGATTTACCATGGCGAAAAGACCGTGATCCGTATAAAATTTGGCTCTCGGAAATCATACTTCAACAAACGCGTGTTGAGCAAGGCAAAAACTACTTTTACCGCTTTATAGAGAATTACCCTACAGTAAATGATTTGGCTAATGCACACGAAGACGAGGTGCTAAAACTCTGGCAGGGATTAGGTTATTACTCGCGCGCCCGTAACCTGCATGCTTCGGCAAAAATTATTGCGTCGCAGTACAACGGAATTTTTCCTAACGATTATAAAAGTATTTTAGCATTAAAAGGAGTTGGACCGTACACAGCGGCAGCAATTGCATCCATTGCTTTTAACCTGCCCTACCCTGCAGTTGATGGTAATATATATAGAGTACTGTCGCGATATTATGGAATTGAAACGCCGATTGATTCCTCGGCAGGCAAAAAAGAGTTTCAGGAACTGGCCGAAGAATTGATTCAGGGCCAGGATCCGGGCATGCACAACCAGGCGCTTATGGAATTTGGCGCTTTGCAATGTGTTCCTAAATCGCCAAAGTGCGAAAACTGCCCGGTTGCAGATTCGTGCTTTGCTTTAAAAAACGGCTTTGTTAGCCAATTACCAATTAAAGAAAAGAAGACCAAACAACGGCACCGCTATTTCTACTATTATTTATATGATATGGGCGATTCGATTCTGCTGGATAAAAGATCGGGCAACGATATCTGGCAAAACCTGTATCAATTACCACTGGTCGAGCATGAAAAAGCACTGTCTGATTCGGAGTTGCTCGAAGCTGATCCTCCGGTTACATCGTCGCAGGTTAATATTAAAAGTATAAGCGGGCAAAAAAAGCATGTTTTGAGCCACCAGATTATTCACGCAAAATTGATATATCTTGAAGTTCAGGGCAATTTTAATAATCCGTCGCCTCTAATTCGGGTAAATAAAAAAGATATTTCTAAATTTGCTGTATCCCGACTGGTTGAACAGTTTTTACACGAGGCCGGATTGGGACTATAA